A single genomic interval of Trachemys scripta elegans isolate TJP31775 chromosome 3, CAS_Tse_1.0, whole genome shotgun sequence harbors:
- the MAP10 gene encoding microtubule-associated protein 10, producing MEEEGGAREGLFSLELLVEWVRVEPRLLPPRGPLRPAVALRLLDFPTLLVHPPEPGCPPGRLVPFGRGKSCLFRLGPGPLRGLLRRAPLYALLLALPPGPGPARLLGSCCVSLAPAAEELLRQPQGGATPDSRGRRGRYPLRDLMGERVGELALGYRLSSLGPALLGHLPAGLGQEVAGGAPPPSPPDTQRKSRPRPQGALGEQASGPSRRCTSMGSQTEPQDREEVGELEPEHSGQASSPAGETRQPSGEEVRELEIEANVFCPPPLYYSHLPTEPPPPRPPERVAVAQPQAPQEQIPNVPLVPLQETCPDRGQASGSLAQSLGSARLLRDALRELPLINALLVELSLLNNQPLQLGPSNVHPQLAWLYREVEDDVKPSRPLAKSRWPAGKDKETLLNPSERFKRSQQEFSKLGGSSLGETGAGKGTKKAAASRNNGFEKKSGTKEKTPPKKKLFYGLTNTLRLRLQQTNPDMLILHERREQYRKRQVEMLREKRGKGSLSRGKLFRNSAEQHLMSYRHLARGGILEQNVQLHENIETLIQSSVEKDYSTTITEDISNLQKHAAHNRPNDHEESTKEENPYEVNTNCSLEGTTIKTPYKVKDVKVHLPRAFTQDTDAKRNKVDEETVQFIHDKDMDHYNASTLGDYQSDPKNSFESNPELKYSDDFVGSPENTGYSEDFTSADDTGRGSETLDSSPEPALVSPKQACSDIDSESKKSRLSEKSLRTESISAPLPVPSTASPVHSLKRTYDLKAKKQSTGAAVSVSISDSSPPVGSLDKQELAPHIKEEDSKIDQNIFKPPEVKSEQTNSDMKSVVKGQTSLEKSQSLRTSQVSSYLPSNMSDLELSGVENNTSDKEEDDDFGTLTIPNQYKHISELVVNKLPGYTM from the coding sequence ATGGAGGAGGAGGGCGGCGCGCGCGAGGGCCTGTTCTCGCTGGAGCTGCTGGTGGAGTGGGTGCGGGTGGAGCCGCGGTTGCTGCCCCCGCGCGGGCCCCTGCGCCCGGCCGTGGCGCTGCGGCTGCTGGACTTCCCCACCCTGCTGGTGCACCCGCCCGAGCCGGGCTGCCCGCCGGGGCGGCTCGTCCCCTTCGGCCGGGGCAAGTCCTGCCTCTTCCGCCTGGGCCCGGGCCCCCTGCGGGGCCTGCTCCGCCGCGCCCCGCTCTACGCGCTGCTGCTGGCGCTGCCCccggggcccggcccggcccgcctgCTCGGCAGCTGCTGTGTCTCCCTGGCCCCGGCGGCCGAGGAGCTGCTGCGGCAGCCGCAGGGCGGGGCGACGCCCGACTCCCGGGGCCGCAGGGGCCGTTACCCCCTGCGGGACCTCATGGGGGAGCGGGTtggggagctggccctgggctaCCGCCTCAGCAGCCTCGGGCCGGCCTTGCTGGGGCACCTGCCTGcgggcctggggcaggaggtggctgGGGGAGCGCCGCCGCCCAGCCCCCCGGATACCCAGCGCAAGAGCAGGCCCAGGCCGCAGGGGGCACTGGGGGAACAGGCCTCTGGTCCTAGTAGGCGCTGCACGTCTATGGGCAGCCAGACGGAGCCGCAGGACAGGGAAGAGGTTGGGGAGCTGGAGCCTGAGCACAGCGGCCAAGCCTCATCCCCCGCTGGCGAGACCCGTCAGCCaagtggggaggaggtgagggagcTGGAGATAGAAGCCAACGTCTTCTGTCCTCCCCCTTTGTACTACAGCCACCTGCCCACAGAGCCCCCACCACCCAGGCCCCCTGAGAGGGTGGCAGTTGCTCAGCCTCAGGCACCGCAGGAGCAGATCCCAAATGTACCCCTAGTGCCATTGCAGGAAACTTGTCCAGACAGAGGTCAGGCTTCTGGTTCCCTGGCCCAGTCGCTGGGAAGTGCCCGACTGCTCAGAGATGCTCTCAGAGAGCTGCCGCTGATCAATGCTTTGCTGGTAGAACTGTCCCTGCTGAACAACCAGCCCCTGCAACTGGGACCTTCTAATGTTCATCCCCAGCTGGCCTGGCTATATCGAGAAGTAGAAGATGACGTCAAGCCCTCAAGACCTCTTGCTAAAAGCAGATGGCCAGCGGGGAAGGATAAGGAAACACTTCTTAACCCCAGTGAAAGATTCAAAAGAAGTCAGCAGGAGTTTTCTAAATTGGGTGGTTCTTCCCTAGGAGAGACTGGGGCTGGGAAAGGAACCAAGAAAGCTGCAGCATCAAGAAACAACGGTTTTGAAAAGAAGAGTGGAACCAAAGAGAAAACACCCCCAAAAAAGAAACTGTTTTATGGACTCACAAATACACTAAGGTTACGATTACAGCAGACCAACCCAGATATGTTAATACTTCATGAAAGGAGAGAACAATATAGAAAAAGACAAGTAGAGATGCTGAGGGAAAAGAGAGGCAAAGGCTCTTTGTCCAGAGGAAAACTATTCAGAAACAGTGCTGAACAGCATCTGATGTCTTACAGGCATCTTGCCAGGGGAGGAATTTTAGAACAAAATGTTCAGCTTCATGAAAATATTGAGACTTTAATACAAAGTAGTGTTGAAAAAGATTACTCTACCACTATAACGGAAGATATTTCTAATCTACAAAAACATGCTGCTCACAATAGGCCGAACGATCATGAAGAAAGCACAAAGGAAGAGAATCCATATGAAGTGAATACAAACTGTTCACTGGAAGGAACTACAATTAAAACCCCTTACAAAGTAAAGGATGTGAAAGTCCACCTGCCAAGAGCTTTCACCCAGGATACTGATGCAAAGAGAAATAAAGTAGATGAGGAAACAGTACAATTTATTCATGACAAAGACATGGATCACTATAATGCTTCCACATTAGGTGATTATCAGTCAGACCccaaaaacagttttgaaagtAACCCTGAACTCAAGTATTCAGATGACTTTGTTGGCAGCCCTGAGAACACAGGCTATTCGGAAGATTTCACCAGTGCTGACGATACGGGCAGAGGCTCAGAAACTCTTGATAGCAGCCCAGAGCCGGCACTGGTAAGCCCAAAGCAAGCTTGCTCAGACATCGATTCAGAATCCAAGAAGTCCAGACTTTCTGAAAAAAGTCTGAGAACTGAAAGTATTTCAGCTCCTCTACCAGTTCCTTCAACTGCATCTCCAGTCCATTCTCTTAAAAGAACCtatgatttaaaagcaaaaaaacagaGTACAGGGGCGGCTGTCAGTGTATCTATTAGTGACTCCTCTCCTCCTGTAGGTTCATTAGATAAGCAGGAGTTAGCGCCACACATCAAGGAAGAAGATAGCaaaattgaccaaaatattttcaaGCCCCCTGAGGTGAAGAGTGAGCAAACTAATTCTGATATGAAAAGTGTAGTAAAGGGCCAAACCTCTTTGGAAAAGAGCCAGTCACTGAGGACATCTCAAGTTAGCTCCTACTTGCCATCCAACATGTCTGATCTTGAACTTAGTGGTGTGGAAAACAATAcatcagacaaggaagaggatgatgaCTTTGGAACACTTACTATTCCTAATCAATATAAGCACATCAGTGAACTAGTAGTAAACAAGCTTCCTGGATACACAATGTAA